The sequence below is a genomic window from Silene latifolia isolate original U9 population chromosome 7, ASM4854445v1, whole genome shotgun sequence.
ATTCTGGTTTTTCGCACAGCTAACCTTTAATCTTTCGCTCAAGTATACATCAGTCACAGTAAGAAGCGATCCCCTCATCTTTAACCGCGAATCTTGTATGAGACAGTCACAAATGTGAGACCAACCCAAATCTTTTTATAATCCTTTGTCTCACATGTGAATCTGTCTCATATTAGTTTTTGTACACCTTTAATTATTTTGACTTCAGTTCATTTTCGTTTTGAATATAAAACTATGGATTTTTTGTGTGTAATTTCTGCAGTCAAATACGATTTTGAGTACTTCTTCAAGCCTTTTCACCTTCATGCTCTCTTTAGCATTTTTGGGTGAAAAATTCACTTGGTTGAAGCTCGTAGGTGTACTTCTCTGCATGGGAGGAACAGTCATTGTCAGCTTGGGTGACTCTGAAACTGGATTAAGTGCAATAAGCTCCAATCCTGTCCTCGGAGATATTCTGGCTTTAGCTTCGGCTTGTTTTTACGCTGTATATATAACACTTATCCGCAAGAAATTACCTGATGATGAGGAAAGTGGTCAAGTGAGTATGGCACAATTTCTAGGATTCCTGGGATTTTTCAACATGATCATTTTCCTTCCTGTGGTGCTTCTGTTACTTTTCACAAAGCTGGAGTCTCTTACTGCATTTACGTGGAAGCAGGCTGGATTGATAGTTGGCAAAGGTATGTATCTAAGCCATCTTCTTTTAACATATATACTTGCATAGTTGTATAAATCCGGATTACGCTAATGTTAATGTAAAACCGCATGTTATGCTAATATTAACTTTAAAATTTGGAAATTAGCTGCTCTATTATTTGAATGGTTTTACATTATCTAGTTCTAATGCGGTTTTCAAAATATTGGTGACTTTTTTTATATTTCATAAGATTTGATCGTTAGTTCTCATGGGTGACTCGTGTGTATTGCTGGTTATTTTACTGCCTGGCAAGGAGTTAGAAATTGTTAACTTATTCATTTGGTAACTTATTCACTACGTTGTCATACATTTGCACTATTGCACCTCAACCTCAACATCCTAACCTGCCCAGCTTTGAAAATTCCTGGGGCATTAGAAAGTCGGGAAGAGGTCATAGAAAAGAATCTAGGGGAGGAACAGAAAGGGAAAGAACCAAGGAAGTGGAATTGGGCCTATTGGGCCATTGGGGTACATTTGGATCTGTTTAGGAGCTGATGAGATTGACTCTATATTGGATAGCAAGAGCATGGTAGACAGCGCATGGTAGACAATGTTGTGATTCCTTGGAATATTGTGATCATTAAATAATCAAGTCTTTTGGTCGACTTGGCGCTAACTGTGGATGTCTGTTTTCTGCCCTGTAATGCCTTTTTTCTGCATAGTTTTTTAATGATTAATTCTAAAGGCCTGCCGCTAAGTTTGCTTTATAGCTCTTAAACAATCTGCTCTATTTGGAAAGAGATTTTACTTAGTGATCACTGGAGGAGAGAGATTGGGTAGTTGCACCATAATGCTTGGATACCTTCAATCGGAAAATGTTAGATTTAAAACCGAAGACAGAACCCTTTCTTCTCTTTAATGCATGGTATGATATCGGGACTAGTTACCACATCACGAGTTCACGACCGAATTATAAAGGTTTAAGTCAGGCTGCAACAACCGTTTAAGAGATGGAAGTTTCAAACCGTGACTCAGTACCTTGCTTTAAATCCTTACGATCCGACACTAACCTAGCTGACTAACATCAATAAGTGTCAAGGGTGGAGGGGAAAAGGTGAGCAGCCGTAAGATAAAGATTTAAAATGAGTAACAGGTGATATTAGGTTTGATATGTGCGTTTTAAAGGGTACTAGGATACAGTGGATTTCTTGTGATGATATATTGTCTTAGTCAAATTCATTTTTCATGTCCAAAGAGGAAATAGCCTAGGCAAGTCATGTTTGGAACTGAGTGGAAAAAGCTGTTCTAGATGTTTTTCATGCTGGTCGAAAACAAAGGTTATCTTCCAATCTAGACTAATCAAATGTGAGGTATCATCCTTTGCACGACCCTGCCAACTTTAGGGTTGAAATAGATCTGCTCTCGAGATGGGCACTGGTTAGCGTAACCCAGTAATTGTTATTGAGAAGGGAAAATATGCATCGTCTTCTGATGAACTAATGCTCATTCATCAAGTTCGCGCAGCTAAAGAACTATACATAGAATATCTATTTGACATTACTAATGTGCATACGTGTGTTAGTTTAGCTGTTAAAGCCGTTGAGGGGGTGGTATTACTTGGGTTCAAACCCCGtcaatataaaattttaaaaaattattcCCATGGCTGCAATTACCCCAAAAAGGAAACATAACAAATCTGCATTCTGTTTCAGGATTACTTGACAATGTTCTGAGCGATTACTTGTGGGCAAAAGCTGTACTTTTGACAACGACAACAGTTGCAACAGCCGGTCTCACCATTCAGGTCCCTCTAGCAGCTGTAGTTGATACATTGACTGGCCATGCTCCTAATTTGATGAACTACATTGGTGCTGCAGCTGTCATGGCTGGGTTTGTCGGTATTAATATCCCTTCTGAACTCTTCAGTCGGACAAAAGAAGCTTCCATGGAGCTAGAACACACAAGTTATGATGAAAGTCATAGGCAGTCTGTTCCCCAGGACAACAATGCTCTATTGTAGCTTTTGTCCTGACTCCTGTTTTTCGCAAACAGATGTTCATAACTTGTTCTATTTGGTGAGCGCATTTGAATGGTTATTTTGTCTGATTGTCAGATGTTCATAACTTGTTCTGTTTCGCAAACAAGCTCATTCTTGTGTCTTTGCAACATCATTGAAGCACCTGATTGTGATATAGCCAAGATGGACCAGCTCCTCCTTCAAAGCTTAATTGTGAATCGTGTTGAAATGGTCATTTTAGATTCCGGTGCATCACTCTTTGTATATTATGACCTTTGTAATTTTGTAACACACTTCAACAAGTTAGGTGATGGACGCCCATGTAGTTTTTTTGGGATAATGTCCGAATATATCAGGAAAAATATTATGTGAATAATTTTTGTCTATGTTCTCGACTTTTCGTCACGCTAGTGTGTATGTTCTAGCAAATGCTCGTAcgaaattttattgtaaaataggGAAAGACGCTCATTGTGTGTATTTCGACTATCAAATTTGTGCGACAGTTATACTTGGAGCTGATCACGGGTAGCCCTGTCTGTTGGCTTTCTCCACTCGGCTCACTTACCCATGTCAGACCTGTTAACCTACTTGTTTGTGAGTCAAAAAATGGGAGTAGAAGTTCCGATGAGCTGCGAGAGTGACGAATATAGGCCAACTCTTAATGGCCTATTATGGTTTGCAATATGACAAATCACATAATCTAGAATTTTGACATCTCTCTCACTTTTTTACCCTCTCCTTCCATACCAAATCAATGATAACATGGTAAAAAATGAGGTTGTTAAGAAAAGGGTAAAAGAAGAGGCAAAGATGGAAAATACGCTGAATATTTACATAGTATAAAAACTGAGTTATTTGCTGCATTTCTATTGGTTGTTGAGTTTTTaagaacacaaaatctcattgaaaacggcgatatccgtcacaagcttgtgacggataccatttcctctcacaaaatacccatgagaggtgagtggggaagcacatgggaggtgccccaccttgtcctctctccctttttgtgagaggtcttcagcttgtgacgggattagctcGTCACAAGCAAGATGCTTTGTTTTAAGAATGGAAAAAAGCCATATTTTTTTTTCCGATGTAGGGCCCCCACTATCATTAGTGGATTTAATTACAATCACATTTCTATCTCACTCTTATTTAATTACCGATTAAATATTCACACCAAACTATACATTATACAATTAAAAACTAAGTATATATTATCCTATtacaaattaataaattacaaaataaaaattataattacaaaatattaataaaaacttcaAAAAAAATCATCCTCCTACTTCTACCTTATTTTTTtcgggaaaaaaaaaatcaaattatacaaaaaaaaaaaaaaaatacgagtaTAATCTTTAAGTTCTGTACTATTCAAAGAAATCAGTTTGATGAGGGTTAACATAACCAATATAGTAGATCTGAAAATTTTCGGAAAAAAATTGATATGAGATAATTTAAAATCGAAAAACGagtattgtttttaatttttgtagtttataaaaaaaaaatcaatttgatgAGAGTTAACATAATCAATATAGATTTTAAAATTTTTCAGAAAAATTAAATTGATACGAGGTGATTTAAatcgaaaaaatataaaaaaaaaattgctatGGGATAATTTAAATTCGAAAAAATATCAACTTTAAATTAAATCCAAGCAAATATAAAAAGATCCCAAATATAAATTTTGAATCATACTTACATGAAGTTCTTATTATTTATTCTCTTTAAATAACTTCAATATTGCATGCGGTATAAATTGTAGATGAGGGAATGTAACAACAATTTATAAGATGTCAATTAATTTCTGGATATGAGGGAAATTTATAGTGAACGGGGAAGGGGGTGAGTGATTTTACAAATTAAACGAGAGGATGAGAGGGTGAGTGTGGGAGGCGTAAGAGTGAGAATGAGTGAAGTGAGATGGGTTAATTATAATAAGGTTTAGTAAAAAAACCTCCAACCAGTCAAAAAACGGATATCGTcatctctctctagttttctctcccccttctctctaaaaaacaaaaccctaaatcctccCCCTTTGCTACCGCCGTTCTCCTCCTTCTTCCCACCGCCACCCATCAACCCCCTACCATGTCGCCGGGGATGGGGTCTCTCAAGACCTTTCTCCGGCGACCCGTCTCCTCTCTTCCGATTAACCTtcctcccctttcttacccacatccggttctggatcgtacgggtctgcccgttcctctcggtctgcgtggtgtatgtgggctgttcgggtcttatcggacgagtt
It includes:
- the LOC141592065 gene encoding putative transporter C405.03c, with the protein product MRSFSWKWILGLIYIVAVAGIWIAASYVVQSVVDEGISPFLITYICNSLFVIYIPLVEITRYLEDYSGKLCFWRSERRIGLQDLEHSEEVTFLAKGDFDGAVDSSSHSVSIDQRELGQNFEEHDLNAAIGLDEVEKASAHEDRPDEDLELDTKGRWTRSRIAKVSLLICPFWFFAQLTFNLSLKYTSVTSNTILSTSSSLFTFMLSLAFLGEKFTWLKLVGVLLCMGGTVIVSLGDSETGLSAISSNPVLGDILALASACFYAVYITLIRKKLPDDEESGQVSMAQFLGFLGFFNMIIFLPVVLLLLFTKLESLTAFTWKQAGLIVGKGLLDNVLSDYLWAKAVLLTTTTVATAGLTIQVPLAAVVDTLTGHAPNLMNYIGAAAVMAGFVGINIPSELFSRTKEASMELEHTSYDESHRQSVPQDNNALL